A genomic window from Variovorax paradoxus includes:
- a CDS encoding LysR family transcriptional regulator, whose translation MSKLDLEWLAVFDEVYKTGNVSKAAERLGMAQAAASTALNKLRAHFDDRLFTRTAQGMQPTPHAERIYPNLREALAQLAQAQGNRSSFEPAQAQRRFRICMTDISEVVLLPGLLDHLRRAAPGVHIETEIISTISGRRLQDGEVDLAVGFMPQLDAGFYQQTLFMQNFVCLAAQNHPRIGAKLTRKRFEAEAHAVVSTSGTGHAIVDTTIARLGLKRDVVVRLSSFLSVARIVAHTELIVVVPRILGKVLATQEPVKLLEPPFTLPAYAVKQHWHERFHADPGNAWLRRTLAQLFSGS comes from the coding sequence ATGTCCAAGCTCGATCTCGAATGGCTCGCCGTGTTCGACGAGGTCTACAAGACCGGCAACGTCTCGAAGGCGGCCGAGCGGCTGGGCATGGCGCAGGCGGCGGCCAGCACCGCGCTGAACAAGCTGCGCGCGCATTTCGACGACCGTCTGTTCACCCGCACCGCCCAGGGCATGCAGCCCACGCCGCATGCCGAGCGCATCTATCCGAACCTGCGCGAGGCGCTGGCCCAGCTGGCACAGGCCCAGGGCAACCGCAGCAGCTTCGAGCCCGCGCAGGCGCAGCGGCGCTTTCGCATCTGCATGACCGACATCAGCGAGGTGGTGCTGCTGCCTGGCCTGCTCGACCACCTGCGGCGCGCGGCGCCGGGGGTGCACATCGAGACCGAGATCATTTCGACGATCAGCGGGCGCCGGCTGCAGGACGGCGAGGTCGACCTGGCCGTGGGCTTCATGCCGCAGCTGGACGCGGGCTTCTACCAGCAGACGCTGTTCATGCAGAACTTCGTCTGCCTGGCGGCGCAGAACCATCCGCGCATCGGCGCGAAGCTCACGCGCAAGCGCTTCGAGGCGGAGGCGCACGCGGTGGTGTCGACCTCGGGCACCGGGCACGCCATCGTCGACACGACCATCGCGCGGCTGGGCCTGAAGCGCGACGTGGTGGTGCGGCTGTCGAGCTTCCTGAGCGTGGCGCGCATCGTGGCGCACACCGAGCTGATCGTGGTGGTGCCGCGCATCCTCGGCAAGGTGCTGGCCACGCAGGAGCCGGTGAAGCTGCTGGAGCCGCCCTTCACGCTGCCGGCCTATGCCGTGAAGCAGCACTGGCACGAGC